The genomic window CTCAAGCTCGACGCCGACCGTGCGATCTTCGAGCGGTTGCTCGGTATTACCGATGTGCTGGTCGAAAACTTCCGTCCCGGCACGATGGAAAAACTCGGCTACGGCTACGGCACTCTGAAACCACGCTTTCCCCGCCTGATCTATGCCGCGGCGTCGGGGTTCGGCCATACCGGTCCCTATTCGTCCCGGCCCGCCTACGACATGGTGGTGCAAGGCATGGGCGGCATCATGAGTTTGACCGGCTATCCCGGCGGGCCACCAACTCGAGTGGGGAGTTCGATCGGCGACATCACCGCCGGGTTGTTCACGGCGATCGGCGTCGCGTCCGCCCTGTTCCACCGCGCGCGCACGGGCGAAGGGCAGATGATCGACGTCGCTATGCTCGATTGCCAGGTCGCGATCCTGGAAAACGCCATCGCCCGCTACACCGCCACCGGCGAGGTGCCGGGGCCGCTCGGCGCGCGCCATCCGACCATCACGCCGTTCGGCGCCTTCACCGCAGCCGACAGGCATCTGATCATTGCCGCCGGCAACGACGCGCTGTTCGCGAAACTGTGCGAGGCGCTGGGGCGGACTGATCTCGTCGCCAATCCTCTGTTCCGCACCAACCCGCTGCGCACGGAGCACAACGCCGCACTCAAGGATGAAATGGAATCCGCGCTCGCTAAGAAGACCGTGGCCGAATGGCTGGCGATCCTGGAAAAAGCCGGCGTGCCGTGCGGTCCCATCAACAACGTCGCCCAGGTGCTGGCCGATCCGCACGTGCGCGCCCGCAACATGGTGGTGACGTCCGACGATCCCGTGGCGGGGAAGGTCACCATGGCGGGCAACCCGATCAAGATGTCGGCGTTCGCCGATCCGACGACGCGCGGGCGTGCGCCCGACCTCGACGCCGACCGAACGCGCATCTTGAAGGAACTCGGGCTGAATTAATCGTCGTTCTCGATCCGTTTGCGCGCGTCGGCGAGGCTCGTGACGAAATCCACGCCCGCCGGCCAGCCGGAGAGGTGGTGCTTCGGATCGCGGAGCAGCGCCAGCGTCGGAATGCCGGCGGCGCGCGCGGACGCGGCGCCTTGGGGCGAATCCTCGATCGCCAGCGCGGCAGCCGGCGCGCAACTCGTTCGCGCGAGCGCGGCGAGATAGGGATCCGGCGCTGGCTTGCCGCGCGCGACCGCGTCCCCTCCCACCACCACGTCGACCAAACCGTCAAGTCCCGCGCGCGCGAGCCAGGCACGGGTGCGCGCTTCGCCGTTGGAGGTGACGACACCGGTTGTCCATCCCTTCGTTTTCGCCGTCGTCAGCAGATCGCGCGCGCCCGGGCTCGGCGGCACCGCGCCGTAGACTTCTTCGATCAGCGCCTGATAACGCACGAGCAACTCGGCTTCCGGCTGGGGAAGGCCGTGGGTGGCTTTCAAAACGCGAATGCATTCCGGGATCGGGGGACCGTTGAGGCGGTTAAACTCGGCGTCGCTCGGAACCAGCCCCGCACCTTCCATGAACCGCCGGTAGACGGACTTCATCGCGTCGAGGCTGTCGGCGAGCGTGCCGTCGAGATCGAGCAATAAGGCGCGGGTCTCAGTCGGCGGCATCGTCGGGCTTCAGCCCCTCGCCCGTCTCGATTGCACGTCGGGCCTTGCGGCCGGCGATGCGATCAAGATGACGCGGGTGCGCCCCCAGGGTCCGTTGACCGGGGCGGAGAATGGCAAAATTATCGTTTTCGCGCAGGATTTCCCCTTTCTTGATCGGGCGCGTTGCTTGAAGACCGCGCCGGGCGTAAGCCGCGAGTTCCTGTTCGGCATCGAGCACGCGCTTTACGCCGTCTCCCAGCGCTTGTTCGGCCAAGCGCACTTCGGCGACGAGCCGCTTCAATTCATCCGGAATCAACGCAAACGAATGATCCGGGCCTGGCAACCGGTTGTCGAGCGTATAGTGCTTTTCGATTACGCGTGCGCCGAGCGCGACCGCCATGACCGGCCCGAGTGCCGGCTCGCGGCTATGATCGGAAAGGCCGGCTGCGACACCGAAGCGTTTCTTTAGCCACGGAATCGTCGATAGGTTGAGGCTCGTAATCGGTGCGGGATATTTCGCCGTACACTGCATCAAGCAGATATCCTTTCCGCCGTTGGCGTGAAACGTGTCCACCGCCCAGGCAATGTCGCTTTCGACGCTCGCTCCGGTCGACAGCACGAGCGGTTTGCCGGATCGACCGGCGAGTTCGAGCAGACGCAGATGGCTGATCTCGTAGGACGCGATCTTGTGAACCGCCACATGCGGGTCGATGGCGGCGAAATCTTCGGGTGAAAACGGGGTCGACATGAAAGCAATTCCGCGCGTGCGGCAGTAGGCGGCGAGCTCCGGCACCATGCCATGCGGCATGGCCAGATCGGCAAAGATGTCTCGGATATCCTCCTTGATGCCGGTATCGGAGAGATAGTCGCTGTGCCCCGCATTCGCGACGTAGACGCTTTCCGGACGGTAGGTCTGGAACTTGACTGCGTCGGCGCCGGCCTCTACCGCGACGTCGATCAGGGCCTTGGCCATGGCCATGTCGCGTTTGGCCGTACCCATACGCCAGTTTGAGCCGGCTTCGGCGATGACGAAAACCCGGCCGCGGCGCCAAAACGCGGGGGTCAATTCATCAACGTAGCGAACGATGGCGCAATCCTCGCCAGTGTCGGCAACCGTTTTGCGCGCGGGGCCGAGCTCCGCGTACCCGGCGTTAACGAAGGTCTTATGCGACGTTTTGTTTTCCGCGCGTACCTCGGCAATGACGCTGTCCACGCCTTGCGCGGTCAAGTGGGGGCGGATCGCGCGCAAGATCATCGTGCCCAGGCCGCGCCCGCGCACCTCGGGCGCGAGATTGATGGAGATATCCACGATCAATCCGGACAGTCCTTGCGGGTGCGCAATGCGCCGGAACCGCAAGAAGCCGACCCGCTTGCCATTTTCGAGCGCGAAAACCGGTTTGGGCGATCCATCGCTGGCAAAATAACGGTCGCGGTACTCGGGCCAGAAATCCTCCCACACCTTAGGCGCACGATGAAAAGCGCTGGCGAGTGATTGGGGGTCGTTGCGCCAAGCCATCACTTCCCGCGCGTGAGATTCGACCGGCAGGCACGATTCGAAGGATATGGTGGAAGAGGTCATATATGAACCATCGGCGGCACTGCCTGTCGCACGGGATCGTTTCGCGGAGGCGATAATAACGTTATCGTGGCGTTATGGTAACCGTTCACGCCCTTTCGCCCAATGTCGAGGTGATCGCCGGCAGCGAGGCCCCCGCCCTGCCCCCGGCCCTGGAAGCCGAAGTTACGGCGATCTGGAACGCGGAGCGGGCCCGCCGATACGGCCTAGTCGATGGACTCATCTTCAGCGTCGAGCGATTCTCGGCCGCCCGGATCGAGGGGCGCTATGTTCCCTACCGCCGTCTCGTCGCCCAGCGCGCCGATCCGACCTTGTTCGCCGATCTTCGCGTCCGTCCGCTCGCCGTGTCGGGCGTACTGACCTGCAAGGGGGGAATTGTGTTCGGCCGTCGGGCGGCGGACGTCGCCGACGATCCGGGCCGCTGGGAACTGGTACCCTCGGGCGGCGTGTCGCCGGACAGCGCCGGCCCAGGCCGCCGCGTCGACCTCGGCCGACAGATTTGCGCCGAACTGGCTGAAGAAGTGGGCCTGAAATCGGCCGACGTCAGTTCGCTCAAGGTGATTTGCGCGGTCGAGGACGACGAGACCCGCGTGATCGACGTCGGAATCGCGATCATGTCCCCGCTTATTAGCGCAGAGATTCTCGCCCGCCACGGGCGCAACGTCAGCCGCGAATATTCCGAACTCGCGGTCGTGTCCCGGCGCAACCTTACCGAGTTCGTCACTGCGCGTGCCGTTATTCCGGTCTCGCGCGCGCTGCTTGAGCAGGTCGGTTTCACATTCGCCAGATGAGCAGTCGTCCCCCGCGCCAGTCGTCGAGATCGACGACTTGATTCGGCGTTTCTCCGGGGACCTCGAAGGTGTTGGAGACGAACAGGCTGCCCGGAGACATTTCGCTTCGCGCTTTCCGGAACAGTTCGGCCATGGGCGCGGGCGAGAGAAACGCGTAGACCACGTCATAGCCGCCGAGGTGGTGGTTTCGGAAATCGCCGTGCATGACCCGGGCATGCGGCAAGCCGGCGAAGGTCGCACGCAACCAGGATAGCGCGAACGGCAGCGGCGCCGACTCGATGCCGAGAAATTCACCGTCGGCTCTTTTCGCCGCGAGGGCGAGCACGGTACCGCCGAGACCCGAGCCGAGATCGAGAAAACGTGCCCGCCCGGAGGGCAAAAGCCTCGCCAATTCCGCCTTGGCCCGCCGGCTGGAGAGATAGAGCGGAACCCGATTCGAACCCGCATTCCAAAAAACGAGCGCGAACACCCCGGACAGGACGAGGTACACCCACCCCGGAATCGGAAGCGCCAGCAATACGCCTGCCGCCGGCGGCAGGACGAGATTGATGGGTATCCACCAGCGCGCGAGGCCGAACCGGATACCGATTAAGCTGGCGGCGATTCCCTGGGCCGCGAGCACCAGCAACAGCGGCGGTGCCTTTCCGAACGCATATTCGGCGGCGAAGGAGATGCCGAAAGCGGCCATCGCGCCCGCGCCTTGCGCCAGCACCGCGGCGAAAAAGGGTACGTCTCCTCGGGCGGCAAGCAACGCCTCGGCGATTCGGGTCATGGCGCCATTCCGCCCAGCCCGTGATAGTTTCCGCGTGCGAACAGGAGCGGCTCGCGGTTCTCGTCGAATACGAGCCGTTCCACCTGTCCCACCACGATCACGTGATCGCCGCCGTCGTGACGCCCGGTCCGGACGCATTCGAGGTTGGCGACGCATCCCTCCAAGATCGGAACGCCACGAGCCCAAGCGTGCCAAGCGACATTCCGGAATCGGTCGCCATCGGTGGTAGAAAATGCCACTGACAGGTGGCGCTGCTCGACCGATAGGACGTTGACCGCAAAATGCTGCGCCGACTCGAACACGGAGGCCAAGCGGGCTTGCCGATCGAGGCAGATCAGCACCAACGGCGGCTCCAGCGACAAGGACGTGAACGCATTGACCGTCATGCCCTCGGGCTGGCCAGTGTTGGGGTCAAGGCCTGTTACCACCGTCACGCCAGTCGCGAATTGCCCCAGAGCGCGGCGGAACCGGTCGGCTGTGACGGGGTCGGATGGGATTCGTTCGGGTTGTCGCATGATCCTCGGATTCGGGTCGAAATCACGCGCCGAGCCCAGGGCGCGCGTATCGTCGGAATGGGAAAAAGCCCTGGGATCAGAGGCTATTACAGTTAACGGGGGGCGCGATAGCGCTTGAGTTTGACCGCAACCCCAACCAAACTAGCGCCCGCCGGGCAAAAGGCAAGACCGGGGCCGCCCAAAGTACGATTGGCATCGCGAACCCGGCCAGGGAATGCTCAAGGACAGCGATGTTCTTTATCATCGGCTTGATCGTCGTCTACGCCAGCGTCATCGGGGGCTATTCCGTCCACGGCAATCTCTCGGTTCTCTGGCAGCCGCTGGAATTCATCATCATTCTGGGCGCGCTGACCGGCGCCTTCATCATCTCCAGCCCAAAACCGGTCCTGATCGGCACGCTCAAGTCATTCGGCACCGCGATCAAGGGCGCCAAATACAAGCAGGTTCATTATCTCGAGCTGCTCGGCGTTCTCTACGCGGTGTTCCGGCTGGCCAAGACCAAGGGGGATCTTGCCCTCGAAAGCCACGTCGAGAAGCCGGCGGAAAGTCCCCTATTCGCCAATTTTCCGACTTTTCTCGCCGATCATCACGCGGTCGAGTTTCTATGCGATTATCTCCGCCTTGTCACCCTGGGGGCGAAGAGTCCGCACGACATTGAGGGGATCATGGACCGCGACCTTGAGGTCCATCATCAGGAACAGCACGCCATCGTCAGCACGATCCGGACGTTCGCCGACGGCGCGCCGGCGATGGGTATCGTTGCCGCCGTGCTCGGGGTGATCGTGACCATGGGGTCGATCACCGAACCGCCGGAAATCCTCGGCAAGCTGATCGGCGCGGCGCTGGTCGGCACCTTCAGCGGCATTCTCGTCTGTTACGGCACCATGTCGCCGATCGCCACCGCGGTCGAGGCCGCTAATAATTCGGACGCCGCTTATCTCGCCTGCATTAAGGCGGCGATCGTCGGCCATATGAACGGGTATGCCCCGCAGATTTCGATCGAATTCGCCCGTAAGCAGATTTCGTCCGACTTGCGCCCGACCTTCGCCGAGGTCGAGGCGATGATCCAGAACGTGCCGACGACCGCCTGAACGGGGCGGCCGAGGCATAATAGAACAAGTTCGCCATGGCTGAAAATTCCGCGGCACCCTCCGTCCAGCCAATCATCCTCAAGCGGATCAAGAAAGCCGCTCACGGATCGCACGGCGGCGTGTGGAAACTTGCCTACGCCGACTTCGTGACGGCGATGATGGCGTTCTTCCTGTTGCTGTGGCTCTTGAATTCCGTCACCCAGGAACAGTTGCAGGGCATCTCCAACTATTTCGCGCCGGTAACCACGTCGCGCTCGCAAACCGGCTCGGGCCAGGTGCTCGGCGGCAAGACCGTCGGCGACCCCGGCGCCGCGGAAAGCCCCACCTCGCGCGCGACCGTGACCCAGGATCTGCCTCCGCCCAAGGTCGGCACAGGTGCCGAAGCCGGCGAAGGCGCTGCCGAGGACGACGGCCGCAAAGCCCAGGAAGAGGAGCAATTCAAGGAAGCCGAACAGGAATTGCGCAAGGCGGTCGAAAGCGTGCCGGCGCTGCGCCAACTTGCCAACAGCCTGCTGATCGACAACACGCCCGAGGGCCTGCGTATCCAGATCGTCGACCAGCAGGGTCTCGCCCTTTTTCCTGCGGGCAGTTCCGAGATGTATCTGCACACCCGCCGGCTGCTCGAGGTTGTCGCCAAGGTTATTCTCGACCTTCCGCAGAAAATTTCGATCGCCGGCCACACCGACTCGACCGGCTATACCGACGAAACCAAGTTCAGCAACTGGGAGCTGTCGGCGGATCGGGCCAACGCCGCGCGGAGGACCCTGCTCGGGTTCCATGTTCCGAAGGAACGGGTCGGACTGGTCACCGGCAAGGCTTATGTCGATCCGCTCAAACCCGAGGATCCGGCCCATCCGAGCAACCGACGGCTGACGATCGTGTTGCTGCGCGGCACCGGCGATCCGGCCTCGGTGGTGAAAAAGCCGGCCCAAGGCGAGCCGCGCCGCATCCGCGAGGCCCTGCCCGGCCTCGATGCCATTCGCGAACGCCAAATTCAGGACGAAAACCGAACCGCGCCCCAATCCGCGCCGCCTTCGAATCCGGCCCCGGCGTCCCAGGCCGTGCCGCCCGCGCGCCCGCCCGCAACATCGCCCGCGATACCGTCCGCGAGCGCACCCCTGCCGCCTCCCGCCGCCGCGAGCGAATCCTCGCGGCAACAATTTAAAGGCGGCGGGGATTCGCCCGCCGCGCCGCCGGGAACGCAGCCGGCCGCGCGCGATATCCTTCCCGGCCTCGACGAAATCCGCGAACGTCAGCGGCGCGAGGACGCGGCGAAGAAACAGAAGCAATGAACAGGCACGCCCGCGTGGTTTAGTCTCGGCCATGAAGCTCAAGCCCATCCAAGACGCGCGGTTCTTCTTCGCCACCTCGCCGCTGGCTTGTCCGTATCTCGAGGGTCGGATGGAGCGCCGCGTGGTCGCCGAATTGGTCGGGCGCGACGCTGCCGCCCTGCACGACGCCCTCACCCACGCCGGATTTCGGCGCAGCCACGCCATCGTCTACGCACCCGCCTGCACCGGCTGCGACGCCTGCATTCCGGTTCGGATCGTCGCCCGCGACTTTCGCCCCAACCGGACCCAGGCGCGCCTGCTGGCCCAGGGTCGCGCGGCGTTCACCGTCGAGGAGCGGCCGCCGATCGCCACCCGCGAGCAGTTCTCCCTCTTCGTCGATTACCAGCAATCCCGCCATGCCGAAGGCGACATGGCGCGCATGGATTTCGAGGATTATCGGGCCCTGATCGAGGACACGCCGGTGGACACGGTGATCGTCGAGGTGCGCGATGGCGATCAATTGGTCGGCGCCTGCCTCGCCGATCGGGTCGGCGACGGTCTGTCGGCGGTCTACAGCTTCTTCGACTCTGAACGGGCCAAGGCGAGCCTCGGCACCTTCATGATCCTGTGGCTGGTCGAACGCGCCCGGTCGATGAAGAAGCCTTACGTCTATCTCGGCTATTGGATCGCCGATTGCCAGAAGATGTCCTACAAGTCGAAGTTCCGGCCGGTCGAAATGCGCGACGCGCGCGGTTGGCGGCTGCTGTCCGACGCGAAAGGCTGACATTGGGGCCATGAAACGCCGTAATTTTTTGCGTCGCGCTCTCGCCGCTTCCGCCGCCGCGCCGGCCGCCGCGTTCGGCGCCTCCGCGCTGGGCCAAGGCCGGCGCGAGCTGCGCATGGTCACGGCGTGGCCGAAGAATCTGCCCGGCCTCGGCACCGGAGCCGAGCGGCTCGCGCGCGCGATCGGCGAGGCGACCGACGGGGCGCTCATCATCAAGGTTTTCGCCGCCGGCGAACTGGTGTCGGCTGATGGCGCGTTCGACGCGGTCATCGACGGTACCGCCGATATCTACCATGCGCCCGATTATTATTTCCGCGACAAGTCGCCGGCGTTCAATTTCTTCACCACCATTCCGTTCGGCATGACCGCGGCCGAAATGGACGCCTGGATCTATCACGGCGGCGGCCAGCAACTGTGGGATGAAATCCACGCCTCGTTCGGCATCAAGCCGTTGCTTGCCGGCAATTCGGGCGTGCAGGCGTTCGGCTGGTTCCGGCGGGAGATCAAGGCGATTGAAGATTTCAAAGGTCTTCGCTTTCGCGTGTCGGGCTTGGCCGGGGAAGTGTTGCGGAATTTCGGCGTCGACCCCGTATCGCTGCCGCCCAACGGGATTTTCAGGGCATTCAAGAAGAACGAACTCGACGCGGTCGAATGGGTCGGCCCGTGGAACGACCTGGCCCTTGGCCTTCATAAGCTCGCCCGCTTCTACTATTTCCCCGGCGTGATGGAACCGAGCGCGGCGTTGACCTGCGGGTTCAACAAGCGCGTCTGGGATGGCCTGTCCGCCACTTATAAGAGGGCCATCGCCGACGCGGTCGCCGCCGACAACAAGCTGACCCAGTCGGAATTCTACGCCCGCAACATCGACGCCCTCGACACCCTCAAGAACGAACACGGCGTCCAGATCCGGCGCCTGTCGGACGACATCGTGCGTCAATTGGGAACGGCCGCGGGTGACGTGGTCGCCAAGCTCGGGCGCTCGGACGTGGCCACCCGCAAGGTTTACGACTCTTATCTCGCCTTCCGCAAGCGGGCGATCGCCTGGTCGGGCATCGCCCTTCAGTCGACACTCGCCGCTCGCGCCCTGCCCTTCAAGTTCGGGGGATGAGTTCCGCCGTCACGGTCCGCCGAATTTGCGCGAGGTCGGGAATCCCTTGAACGGCATCATGCCGGCCTGCCCGCGCTTGCCGATCCAGTCCTTGATCGCGGCCTCGGTGCGGGTCTGCTCCCTGGTTTTCCACACCAGCCCTTCCTTGAGGTTGAGGGTGGTGATGTCGGAAAGCCCGCCTTCCTTATAGCGCTGCAGGATAACCCCGCGCCCGCGCGCCATTTCCGGCAACTCGGCGAGCGGGAAGATCAAAAGCTTGCCCTTGGTGCCGACGCAGGCGATCGCGTCCGAACCCTCACGCACCACCGTGCACGCCGCGGCCCGTTCCTTGTCGCCGAGGTTGAGGATTTGCTTGCCGTTGCGGGTCTGCGCCAGCACCTCGTCCTCGGGGACGGTGAAGCCGCGCCCCTCGCGCGAGGCGACGATCAGCTTGCGCCTGCCCGCATATGGAAACAGGGCAACGACCTCGTGCTCGTTGCCGAGCTCGATCATCAGGCGGATCGGCTCGCCGTGGCCGCGCCCCGGAGGCAGCTTATCGCCGGCGAGCGTGTAAAACCGCCCGTTGCTGGCGAAGACCAGGATCTTGTCGGTGGTCTGGGCGTGCACCGCGAAGGCCGGCCCGTCGCCTTCCTTGAATTTCAGCTCGGAAAAATCGGCGAGGTGACCCTTGACCGTGCGCAGCCAGCCTTTTTCCGAACAAACCACGGTGATCGGTTCGCGCTCGACGAAGGATTCGATCGGCGGCGTTTCGGCGATCGGCGGCTTGCCGATCTGGGTGCGCCGCCGCCCCAGTTCCGTCTTGGCGCCGAACTCGCGGCGGATGTCCGCGATCTCGTCGGCGATCCGGCGCCAGCGCTTGCCTTCGTCCTTGAGCAGCGCCTTGATCTCGGCCCGCTCCGCGACCAGCGCCTTGTGCTCGGCTTTGATCTCCATTTCCTCGAGCTTGCGCAATTGGCGAAGCCGCATGTTGAGGATCGCTTCGGCCTGGGTCTCGGAGAGCTTGAAGGCGCTCATCAATTTGGGTTTGGGCTCGTCCTCGGTGCGGATGATTTTGATGACCCGGTCGAGATTGAGATAGGCGATCAGCAGGCCGTCGAGAATTTCGATCCGGGCCTCGATCTTGCCGAACCGGAACTTAGAGCGGCGCACCAGCACCTCGTGGCGGTGATCGAGGAACGCCTGCAACGCCTCGCGCAGGCCCATGACGCGCGGGGTGTTGTCGGCATCCAGCACGTTGAGGTTGAGGGCGACGCGGGTTTCCAGTTCGGTCTGGCGGAAGAGGTGCTCCATCAGCACCGCCGGATCGACCGCGCGGTTCTTGGGCTCCAGCACGATACGCACGGTTTCGGTCGATTCGTCGCGAATGTCGTCGAGCAGCGGCAACTTCTTCGCCTGCAGCAGTTCGGCGATCTTCTCGATCAGGCGCGATTTCGGAACCTGCCACGGGATTTCCGTTACCGCAATCCGCCACGTGCCGTGGCCGAGCTTTTCGACCTCCCAGCGCGCGCGGAGTCGAAAACTTCCCCGCCCGGTCTTGTAGGCTTCGACCACGGATTGGCGCGGCTCGACCAGCACGCCTCCGGTCGGAAAATCGGGACCCGGCACCAGTTCGGCCAGCGTGCCGGCGTGCGCCTTGGGCGACTTGATGAGATGCAGCAGCGCGTCGGCCAGCTCGCCCACGTTGTGGGGCGGGATGCTGGTCGCCATGCCGACCGCGATGCCGGCGGCGCCGTTGGCGAGCAGGTTGGGAAAACGCGCCGGCAGCACCACCGGCTCGGAGTCCTCGCCGTCGTAGGTCGGGCGGAAATCGACCGCGTCCTCGTCGATGCCTTCGAGCAGCGCGGTCGCCACCGCCGTCAGCCGCGCCTCGGTGTAGCGCATGGCGGCCGCGTTGTCGCCGTCGATGTTGCCGAAGTTGCCCTGCCCGTCCACCAGCGGATAACGCACGGCGAAATCCTGGGCGAGGCGCACCATGGCGTCGTAAACGGCGGTGTCGCCGTGCGGGTGGAATTTGCCGATCACGTCGCCGACCACGCGCGCGCATTTCTTGAATCCCTGGTCGGGATCGAGCCGCAACTGGCGCATGGCGTAGAGCAGCCGCCGGTGCACCGGTTTCAGGCCGTCGCGCACGTCGGGCAGCGAACGCGCCATGATGGTCGAGAGCGCATAGGCGAGATAGCGTTCCGACAACGCATCCGCCAGCGGCGTCGGACGGATGTCATCGTTCGCGGGGGATTCGGTCTTGGCGGGGCGTTTGCTCATGGGGCGGGTATAGAGAACTTGGCGCAGCGCGGTCAATCGCCGACCAAGCGGAGCATCGCCAAGCGCCGGCGCGCGGCGGGCAAGGGTTTGCCGTGGGGGGCGAAGACGTGGCGTTCGAGAAAGTGCGCGGTCAGCGCCAAGCCGCGTGCGACCGATTCGGCCCCGGCCGCTTCGGCGCCCCTGGCGAGGAATTCGGGCAGCGGCAGCAATCGCTCGCGCCACGGTCCGGCGGCATCCGCCGACACCGCGCGGCCCGTGCGCGGCGACACGAACGCGAGATTCGATTCGGTCCCGGTCGCGGCGCATCGGGTGAGATCGAGGCCGAAGCCGAGATCGGCGAGCAGGCGCACTTCCCAGCGGATATAAGCCTCAGGCCACGCGGGTTGTTCGGCGACCAGCGCGCCGAACAGAAGCGCGAGCGCGTCGTGCACCGCCGGGTGCGGCTCGCGCTCGGGTAAGGCCGCATCCGCGAGCGCGCACGCGGAGGCCAGCGCCGCGAGCCGCAGCGGGTCGTTAAACACCCCGGCGGCGAAGGTCCGGTCGGGTTCCAAGGTGAACGTGCCGAGATGTTCGGGCAACCTGGCCCGCCAGCGCGCGTGGACGGCGTTGCCGGGTTGCAACATGGCACGCCCGCGCTTCCCCCACCCACCCCGTACCAGGCCCGCGTGACGGCCGTGGACGCGGGTCAAAAGGGTCGCGACCGCAGCGGCCTCGCCGTGGCGGCGGGCCGAGAGCACGATCCCGTCGTCATTCCATTCCATGGAAGCCATCTTATGGTGCTCGCCGGACCGTCGCGCAACCGAGGAGGCCATGACGGGCCCGGTCGGGGGTGTTAAAGTGCGCGGCTGCCACGGTTTGCGTCGGAATCAGGAGAATGCCGTTCATGACCGATAAGAGTTTCGATTTTTCCGCGACCCACAAGAAATGGATGGAGCGCGATTCGGCTGTCGTGCTCGGCTGGCGCTACCACCCCAAGGTCATCTTCCGCTCGGGGCGCGGCACCGTCATCACCGACGTGGATGGCAAGGACTATTACGACCTCAACTCCGGGATGATGTCGCTGCCGCTCGGCCATTCGCACCCCGAGGTGACCGAGGTCATCCGCGACGTGGCCGGGAAAATGGTCCACCAGTCGTCGTGGTACACGAATCCGTGGGCGATCGAACTCGCCGAATTGATCGGCAGCACCCTTCCACCCGGCCTCAAGCTGGTCAATTTCGCGGTCACCGGCTCGGAGGCGAACGAGATCGGCATGCGCATGGCGATCGCCAAGACCGGAAAGTTCGACATTGTTTCCGTCATTCGCGGCTTGCACGGCGGTTCGCTCGCGGTCGAGGCGATGACCACCGTCGGCGGCGGCCGGCGCAAGGGCTTGGGGCCGCTGATCATGCCAGCGCGCGCCAACGCGATCCTGCCGCCGTTCTGCTACCGCTGTTCGGTCAACCTCACCTATCCATCCTGCGACGTGAAGTGCCTCAAGAC from Rhodospirillales bacterium includes these protein-coding regions:
- a CDS encoding TRAP transporter substrate-binding protein, with the protein product MKRRNFLRRALAASAAAPAAAFGASALGQGRRELRMVTAWPKNLPGLGTGAERLARAIGEATDGALIIKVFAAGELVSADGAFDAVIDGTADIYHAPDYYFRDKSPAFNFFTTIPFGMTAAEMDAWIYHGGGQQLWDEIHASFGIKPLLAGNSGVQAFGWFRREIKAIEDFKGLRFRVSGLAGEVLRNFGVDPVSLPPNGIFRAFKKNELDAVEWVGPWNDLALGLHKLARFYYFPGVMEPSAALTCGFNKRVWDGLSATYKRAIADAVAADNKLTQSEFYARNIDALDTLKNEHGVQIRRLSDDIVRQLGTAAGDVVAKLGRSDVATRKVYDSYLAFRKRAIAWSGIALQSTLAARALPFKFGG
- the recO gene encoding DNA repair protein RecO, with the translated sequence MEWNDDGIVLSARRHGEAAAVATLLTRVHGRHAGLVRGGWGKRGRAMLQPGNAVHARWRARLPEHLGTFTLEPDRTFAAGVFNDPLRLAALASACALADAALPEREPHPAVHDALALLFGALVAEQPAWPEAYIRWEVRLLADLGFGLDLTRCAATGTESNLAFVSPRTGRAVSADAAGPWRERLLPLPEFLARGAEAAGAESVARGLALTAHFLERHVFAPHGKPLPAARRRLAMLRLVGD
- the parC gene encoding DNA topoisomerase IV subunit A; this encodes MSKRPAKTESPANDDIRPTPLADALSERYLAYALSTIMARSLPDVRDGLKPVHRRLLYAMRQLRLDPDQGFKKCARVVGDVIGKFHPHGDTAVYDAMVRLAQDFAVRYPLVDGQGNFGNIDGDNAAAMRYTEARLTAVATALLEGIDEDAVDFRPTYDGEDSEPVVLPARFPNLLANGAAGIAVGMATSIPPHNVGELADALLHLIKSPKAHAGTLAELVPGPDFPTGGVLVEPRQSVVEAYKTGRGSFRLRARWEVEKLGHGTWRIAVTEIPWQVPKSRLIEKIAELLQAKKLPLLDDIRDESTETVRIVLEPKNRAVDPAVLMEHLFRQTELETRVALNLNVLDADNTPRVMGLREALQAFLDHRHEVLVRRSKFRFGKIEARIEILDGLLIAYLNLDRVIKIIRTEDEPKPKLMSAFKLSETQAEAILNMRLRQLRKLEEMEIKAEHKALVAERAEIKALLKDEGKRWRRIADEIADIRREFGAKTELGRRRTQIGKPPIAETPPIESFVEREPITVVCSEKGWLRTVKGHLADFSELKFKEGDGPAFAVHAQTTDKILVFASNGRFYTLAGDKLPPGRGHGEPIRLMIELGNEHEVVALFPYAGRRKLIVASREGRGFTVPEDEVLAQTRNGKQILNLGDKERAAACTVVREGSDAIACVGTKGKLLIFPLAELPEMARGRGVILQRYKEGGLSDITTLNLKEGLVWKTREQTRTEAAIKDWIGKRGQAGMMPFKGFPTSRKFGGP